The Methanosarcina barkeri str. Wiesmoor DNA segment GAGGGATAATAACCGTGCCTCCGAGTTTCCTGGCTCTCTCGATCGTTTCTTCTGGACTCAGATGGGGTTCGATATTCTGGCTGATTCCGAGAACAAGGATATGCCCCTTCGAAGAACTAACCTCAACCCCGGGAATGACCGTAAGCTCAAGGCCAAGTTCCAGGGCTCTTTTTTTACAGATAAGCCCACCTTCCACGGTGTCGTGGTCACAGATAGCAAATCCATCAAGCCCCCTTTTACGTGCAATTTTAAGGATGTCATCATGGCTTGATTTACTATCTTTTGAATACTCAGAATGTACATGCAGATCAAATTTCATGCTAACAGGAGAATGAGAAATGAATTTATATAAATTTTGAAACCGGAATCTATTTGCATCCAGATTTATTACATACCTCAGAAACGTTCGTTTACTTACGAATAAATAATGTCTTAAAAATAGAGTGAAAATTCAGGAAGAATTGCGAACGGGCAGAAACATGGCAAAAATTTTGTCTTAAGGGTGTAGTTTAGGATATTAGGAGGGTCTGATATTTTCAGTAGACACCCGTTCGCATGTAAACAAACAACTTGTGGATATAAATACCTTTCGTATATATGCGAACAGTATGCCAGCCATACGAAAAACTCTCTGAGAAATAAATATTGGAAAACGCTATATCAATATTCCAGTAGTTTTTATAATATTCAAAAGGTTTTATATTCTTTCGAAAGGCTCGAAAGTGATACATATCCACAGGCACAAGCTTTAGAAAGGTTTGATTCAAACTTTTTCAAAAAAAGTTTGATCAAAAACCGGATTTTTAGATGTGTCGGATTCCAACCCCACTTTCCGCAGTAAATTTTTGTAAATTCATATTTTTACTGCTATTGATTTTCAATCAAACGTGGATTTATTGAACTTTTATGTAGTAGGTAAAAGCAACTATATGGCGTATTTAGAGGCAAAAAACGATATCATTCGATTTTCACCAAATGAAACTAAAAATCAAAATTATTTGCACATGTTCAAAAAACGCTATTAGGAAAAATATTGATTTTCGAAAAAATACTGCGGAATGTAGGCCAACTTTTTCGAAAAAAGTTTGATCAAAAATCAGGTCTTTTAGAAATGTCGGACTCATACTTTTTTCAAAAAAGTTTGTCAAATCCTCAGGATCTTTGGGAATATCTGACCAGGTTCACTCATTTATTTGAGCTTCTTGAGGTTCAAGAAGAGAATGTGCTCTGTTAATTATCTCTGTTCTTGCTTCATAATCCAGAAAGATCCTCTCTCCGAACTCTACTCTGTGAACGATTCCCTCTTCATATAGCCATGAGAGAATAGACATTCCTTTTTCCGAATTGGGGAGAGAAAGAGAGCAAAAACACCAGGGGGGCAGGTGTTTTATTATCTCGGCTTTTAATGCAGCCATCCCGGTGCCTTTTTTTGCGGAAACAAAGACCGGGTTAGGGGCCATATAACCTATTTGCTCCATAATGGCATCAAGTTTGGATTCATCAACCAGATCGGCTTTATTCAGTACGGTAATAATAGGAACTCCCTGTATCCGGTCCCAGAGAGTGTCGTGAGATGTTGAAAGTTTCTGCAGGATCGTTTCGGGTTTTTCGCTTGCATCCACTACCAGAAGTATAAGGTCCGAGAGAAAAATCTCATCAAGGGTGGACTTGAAGGCGTCAACCAGCCAGTGAGGAAGGTCCTCTATAAACCCCACGGTATCGGTCAAAAGAGCTTTTCGCCCCCCGAGGTCCAGAGCTCTGGTCATGGGCACAAGTGTTGTAAAAAGCATGTTCTTTGCCTCAACGCTTTCATCTACAATTGCATTGAAAAGCGTGCTTTTTCCGGCGTTTGTATATCCTGCAAGGGAAATCAAGGAAAAGCCTTTCCTGTGCCTTAAAGCTCGTAAAGATTCATCATCTTTTTCTGCAGATTCAAGTTCATTACGAATCCTTGTTATCCTCTTCTTCAGGTCCTGTTCATAAGAATCCTCGTAGTCTCCGAGCCCCATGAAGCCTGCCCTTTCTTCCTTTTTAAGGAGAGACACAACAGCTCTTGCCCTGGGCACCTCGTATCTCAGTCTTGCCAGTTCGACCTGGAGTTTTGAGCGATGGGTAGTTGCCCTTTTTGCAAAGATCTCAAGGATGAGCTGGAATTTATCGATAATCTGGCATCTGCAGATTTCCGAGATATTGAATAGCTGAGTTGTAGAGAGCCTGTTATAGAAAATAACTTTCTCTACACCCGTACTCCTGACAAGTTCGGCAAGTTCCTCAATTTTCCCCCGGCCAAGCTGGTACTTCGAATCAGGATACCTGGTTTGCTTAAGCTCACCAACTGGCAGGTAGCCTGCAGCTTTTGCAAGCTCTCTGAGTTCCTGTAAGAGGTATTCTTCACGTTCAGGGTCCGAATTGGGAATTGTTCTTTTAACGAGAATTACCCTGTTACCGTTGCCGGATCCGTTATTGGATTTCTGTTCAGCTGAAATTTTCATGCCTCGATTTCAAGTTCTTTTATCAATAGGTTACGGGCGCTCAGGGAAACATGGTGCACGAGTTCAATCGACATTCTCTCGGCAATCGATTCCTGATACTTAAAAGCCCTGGAAAACATACTTTCGGTCACCCATTTGGGTTTATTATACATATCCCCCTTTTCTGCCACAATCGTACCCTCAAAAGAAAGCTGGTCAGCCGTATCTTCGATTAGCTGCACAACGTCCAGCAGGCTGGGGGCTCTTTTTTGCCAGAGGGGAAGAATTTTGATCTGCTTGATTTTTTCAATATGGCTAGCCGAAACCGTAAGTGCTGCGGCTGCACATACCATATAATACCCTCCTTTAATCCTGTGCCTGCCAGATATGTCTACTGCAATAATATCCCACATATATTCCACCCTCGGCTGAAGATCTGTTTTTCATAAAATTAAGAAACGTTATGATCAGGGAAAAACTCCTCTCGGTCAAGTCTGAACTAACACTCGAATAAACACTCGAATAAACACTCGAATAAACACCCGAATAAACACCCAATAAACACCCAATAAACACCCGACTATTTACATCTTCGTCCGGCTGATGTCCAGGTACTCGATTTCCTCGTCTTTCTCAACCGCAAAAAGCATTTTTTTCCTGACGCTGTTTGCAAGCCTGACAGCTCCGGACATAACCGAAAGC contains these protein-coding regions:
- the hflX gene encoding GTPase HflX, which gives rise to MKISAEQKSNNGSGNGNRVILVKRTIPNSDPEREEYLLQELRELAKAAGYLPVGELKQTRYPDSKYQLGRGKIEELAELVRSTGVEKVIFYNRLSTTQLFNISEICRCQIIDKFQLILEIFAKRATTHRSKLQVELARLRYEVPRARAVVSLLKKEERAGFMGLGDYEDSYEQDLKKRITRIRNELESAEKDDESLRALRHRKGFSLISLAGYTNAGKSTLFNAIVDESVEAKNMLFTTLVPMTRALDLGGRKALLTDTVGFIEDLPHWLVDAFKSTLDEIFLSDLILLVVDASEKPETILQKLSTSHDTLWDRIQGVPIITVLNKADLVDESKLDAIMEQIGYMAPNPVFVSAKKGTGMAALKAEIIKHLPPWCFCSLSLPNSEKGMSILSWLYEEGIVHRVEFGERIFLDYEARTEIINRAHSLLEPQEAQINE
- a CDS encoding DUF2209 domain-containing protein; this translates as MWDIIAVDISGRHRIKGGYYMVCAAAALTVSASHIEKIKQIKILPLWQKRAPSLLDVVQLIEDTADQLSFEGTIVAEKGDMYNKPKWVTESMFSRAFKYQESIAERMSIELVHHVSLSARNLLIKELEIEA